Proteins from a single region of Clupea harengus chromosome 5, Ch_v2.0.2, whole genome shotgun sequence:
- the c5h20orf96 gene encoding uncharacterized protein C20orf96 homolog isoform X1: protein MATKLQPPHVDSKNKKVDYSKWERRNKKKSAQQKNIETILWTTVPDPNAASNGDHQSTGAEQCLPLSSTTARRLPNDKSAGKSHPKTADGNTLTSTPYGSGKKSIAEQKTDPAFIKKKDNNTKTLKLLLNSKGKAVKELEALCALVQERNQLLAQEIRDTDKGSVQSAEEYLDRHEKLGTSISAFNDWSQSQITEANDELKETEEVSKKSLSALQRELSEIHAKLANAQAELHTLKTYKDKEYPVKVLIITNIKREIEKLEETQQDEYEDLKQLCQNETETQAERNLQRRQKLLVATVKENVSRVPHVIRLMASDNVTMKAEIEFFKKEIEKQEEKNDELTHSIQELRLSRKSVREEIFEDVFTKLDKCTPDMDVVLNIPKEEWLPI, encoded by the exons ATGGCAACAAAACTTCAGCCGCCACACGTGGactcaaaaaacaaaaaagtg GATTACAGCAAATGGGAGCGGCGCAATAAGAAGAAATCTGCTCAACAGAAGAATATAGAAACTATTCTTTGGACAACTGTGCCTGATCCAAATGCAGCAAGTAATGGGGACCACCAAAGTACAGGGGCAGAGCAATGCCTCCCCCTGTCATCCACAACTGCAAGACGGCTTCCAAACGATAAATCGG CAGGAAAGTCTCACCCAAAGACTGCTGATGGTAATACCTTGACATCTACGCCTTATGGATCCGGAAAGAAAAGTATCGCTGAACAGAAGACAGACCCTGCCTTTATTAAGAAAAAGGACAACAACACCAAAACATTAAAG CTGTTACTGAACTCAAAGGGGAAAGCCGTTAAAGAACTGGAGGCACTCTGTGCTCTTGTTCAGGAGAGGAACCAGCTTCTCGCTCAAGAGatcagagacacagataagggATCTGTACAGAGTGCAGAGGAGTACCTTGATCGACATGAGAaactaggg ACATCTATCTCTGCTTTCAATGATTGGAGTCAAAGCCAAATTACAGAAGCCAACGATGAGCtgaaagaaacagaggaggtGTCAAAGAAAAGCCTCTCAG CTCTTCAGAGGGAACTGTCAGAGATACATGCCAAACTGGCTAATGCCCAGGCAGAGTTGCATACCCTTAAGACCTACAAGGACAAGGAATATCCTGTAAAGGTCCTGATCATCACCAacataaagagagaaatagagaaactGGAGGAGACCCAGCAG GATGAATATGAGGACTTGAAACAGTTGTgccagaatgagacagagacacaggcagagCGAAACCTTCAGAGACGGCAGAAGCTCCTGGTCGCCACTGTCAAG GAGAATGTCTCTCGTGTTCCACATGTGATCAGACTGATGGCCTCAGACAATGTCACCATGAAGGCAGAGATTGAGTTCTTCAAAAAG GAGAtagagaagcaggaggagaagaatgaTGAACTTACTCACAGTATCCAAGAACTGAGGCTGTCCAGGAAGAGTGTCAGGGAGGAGATCTTTGAAGATGTGTTCACAAAGCTTGACAA gtGTACTCCAGATATGGATGTTGTTTTGAACATCCCCAAAGAAGAGTGGCTGCCCATTTAG
- the c5h20orf96 gene encoding uncharacterized protein C20orf96 homolog isoform X2, whose protein sequence is MATKLQPPHVDSKNKKVDYSKWERRNKKKSAQQKNIETILWTTVPDPNAASNGDHQSTGAEQCLPLSSTTARRLPNDKSGKSHPKTADGNTLTSTPYGSGKKSIAEQKTDPAFIKKKDNNTKTLKLLLNSKGKAVKELEALCALVQERNQLLAQEIRDTDKGSVQSAEEYLDRHEKLGTSISAFNDWSQSQITEANDELKETEEVSKKSLSALQRELSEIHAKLANAQAELHTLKTYKDKEYPVKVLIITNIKREIEKLEETQQDEYEDLKQLCQNETETQAERNLQRRQKLLVATVKENVSRVPHVIRLMASDNVTMKAEIEFFKKEIEKQEEKNDELTHSIQELRLSRKSVREEIFEDVFTKLDKCTPDMDVVLNIPKEEWLPI, encoded by the exons ATGGCAACAAAACTTCAGCCGCCACACGTGGactcaaaaaacaaaaaagtg GATTACAGCAAATGGGAGCGGCGCAATAAGAAGAAATCTGCTCAACAGAAGAATATAGAAACTATTCTTTGGACAACTGTGCCTGATCCAAATGCAGCAAGTAATGGGGACCACCAAAGTACAGGGGCAGAGCAATGCCTCCCCCTGTCATCCACAACTGCAAGACGGCTTCCAAACGATAAATCGG GAAAGTCTCACCCAAAGACTGCTGATGGTAATACCTTGACATCTACGCCTTATGGATCCGGAAAGAAAAGTATCGCTGAACAGAAGACAGACCCTGCCTTTATTAAGAAAAAGGACAACAACACCAAAACATTAAAG CTGTTACTGAACTCAAAGGGGAAAGCCGTTAAAGAACTGGAGGCACTCTGTGCTCTTGTTCAGGAGAGGAACCAGCTTCTCGCTCAAGAGatcagagacacagataagggATCTGTACAGAGTGCAGAGGAGTACCTTGATCGACATGAGAaactaggg ACATCTATCTCTGCTTTCAATGATTGGAGTCAAAGCCAAATTACAGAAGCCAACGATGAGCtgaaagaaacagaggaggtGTCAAAGAAAAGCCTCTCAG CTCTTCAGAGGGAACTGTCAGAGATACATGCCAAACTGGCTAATGCCCAGGCAGAGTTGCATACCCTTAAGACCTACAAGGACAAGGAATATCCTGTAAAGGTCCTGATCATCACCAacataaagagagaaatagagaaactGGAGGAGACCCAGCAG GATGAATATGAGGACTTGAAACAGTTGTgccagaatgagacagagacacaggcagagCGAAACCTTCAGAGACGGCAGAAGCTCCTGGTCGCCACTGTCAAG GAGAATGTCTCTCGTGTTCCACATGTGATCAGACTGATGGCCTCAGACAATGTCACCATGAAGGCAGAGATTGAGTTCTTCAAAAAG GAGAtagagaagcaggaggagaagaatgaTGAACTTACTCACAGTATCCAAGAACTGAGGCTGTCCAGGAAGAGTGTCAGGGAGGAGATCTTTGAAGATGTGTTCACAAAGCTTGACAA gtGTACTCCAGATATGGATGTTGTTTTGAACATCCCCAAAGAAGAGTGGCTGCCCATTTAG
- the pnp4a gene encoding purine nucleoside phosphorylase 4a isoform X2: MHSKDQICYEDYQQTADWLLSQTQHRPKVAIICGSGLGMLADALKCQDSFKYADIPGFPQSTVQGHAGKLVFGDLKGKTCVCMQGRFHMYEGHSLCKVTFPIRVFKLLGVETVIVTNAAGSLNDTYHCGDIMIIKDHINFPGFAGLNPLNGPNEERFGPRFPPMSGIYDKHLRQMAFDICKTMGFAQFVQEGVYCMVGGPNFESIAEAGLLHKLGVDAVGMSTAPEVVVAGHCGMRVFGLSLITNKVVKSYEDTESVNHESVLEVSKMRSETLQTLVTELVSRMDINNNTA, from the exons ATGCATAGTAAAGACCAGATTTG TTATGAAGACTACCAGCAGACAGCCGACTGGCTGCTCTCCCAGACACAGCACCGCCCCAAAGTGGCCATCATCTGTGGCTCAGGTCTGGGCATGCTTGCAGACGCGCTTAAGTGCCAGGACTCCTTCAAGTACGCAGACATCCCCGGCTTCCCACAGAGTACAG TGCAGGGACATGCTGGCAAGCTGGTGTTCGGGGACCTCAAAGGGAagacgtgcgtgtgtatgcagggCCGATTCCACATGTATGAGGGACACTCACTGTGCAAG GTGACCTTTCCTATTAGGGTTTTCAAGCTCCTGGGCGTAGAGACCGTGATTGTCACAAATGCTGCTGGCTCGCTGAATGACACCTACCACTGTGGTGACATCATGATTATCAAGGACCACATCAATTTCCCGGGCTTCGCTGGGCTAAACCCTCTCAACGGACCCAACGAGGAGAG GTTCGGACCTCGGTTCCCCCCCATGTCAGGGATTTATGACAAGCACCTGCGGCAAATGGCTTTTGACATCTGCAAAACCATGGGCTTCGCACAGTTTGTGCAGGAGGGCGTCTACTGCATGGTGGGAGGCCCAAACTTCGAGAGCATCGCTGAGGCCGGCCTTTTACACAAACTTGGTGTGGATGCAGTCG GCATGAGCACGGCTCcagaggtggtggtggcaggCCACTGCGGCATGAGGGTGTTCGGCCTATCCCTCATCACCAACAAAGTGGTGAAGAGCTATGAGGACACGGAGTCCGTTAACCATGAGAGTGTCCTGGAGGTCAGTAAGATGCGCTCAGAGACCCTGCAGACACTGGTCACAGAGTTAGTGAGCCGCAtggacatcaacaacaacactgcGTGa
- the rem1 gene encoding GTP-binding protein REM 1: MTLNTQRERKETLRRRASTPIPSSHQSGPRNRDPPSDPHHPPLGHSASYHPGDKSIHSRANWSSDSEESDSSEAECLYRVVLLGEHGVGKSSLANIFAGIQEKDAHNHIEEDTYEKTLTVDGEETTLIVMDTWETEKQEEDEKWVQDYCMQVGNAYVIVYSITDRSSFESASELRIQLRRIRQAEDIPIILVGNKSDLVRCREVAVEEGRACAVVFDCKFIETSASLHHNVSELFEGIVRQIRLRRDSKETNERRRSVYRRKESITKKARRFLDRLVAKNNKKMALKVRSKSCHDLAVL; this comes from the exons ATGACGCTCAACACGCAGAGAGAACGCAAGGAAACTTTGAGGAGGCGAGCAAGCACTCCTATCCCTTCGTCTCATCAGTCGGGCCCGAGAAACAGAGACCCTCCCTCCGATCCCCACCACCCACCGCTCGGCCATTCAGCTTCTTACCATCCTGGAGACAAGAGCATACATTCACGGGCCAACTGGTCCTCAGATTCGGAGGAGTCGGACAGCTCGGAGGCTGAGTGCTTGTATCGCGTGGTGTTACTAGGGGAGCACGGAGTTGGAAAATCAAGTTTGGCCAATATTTTTGCCGGCATACAAGAGAAGGACGCACATAACCACATAGAAG AGGACACTTATGAGAAAACACTGACTGTGGATGGAGAGGAGACGACTCTTATAGTGATGGACACGtgggaaacagagaaacag gaggaggatgagaagtGGGTACAGGACTACTGCATGCAGGTGGGCAACGCCTACGTCATCGTGTACTCCATCACCGACCGCAGCAGCTTCGAGAGCGCCTCGGAGCTCCGCATCCAGCTGCGACGCATTCGCCAGGCTGAGGACATCCCCATTATCCTCGTGGGCAACAAAAGTGACCTGGTGCGCTGCCGAGAGGTGGCTGTGGAAG AGGGCCGGGCCTGTGCCGTAGTGTTCGACTGCAAGTTCATCGAAACGTCGGCCTCGCTGCACCACAATGTGAGCGAGCTGTTTGAGGGCATAGTGCGTCAGATCCGCCTGCGCCGTGACAGCAAGGAGACCAACGAGCGCCGGCGTTCCGTCTACCGTCGCAAGGAGAGCATCACCAAGAAGGCCCGGCGCTTCCTCGACCGGCTGGTGGCCAAGAACAATAAGAAGATGGCCCTCAAGGTCCGCTCCAAGTCCTGCCATGATCTTGCTGTGCTGTGA
- the pnp4a gene encoding purine nucleoside phosphorylase 4a isoform X1: MPHSLETCLLCKCWYSLLWNSLLPELLLILCARHCLFLLKSLALNLSARPSAIGHTSPLPILLYEDYQQTADWLLSQTQHRPKVAIICGSGLGMLADALKCQDSFKYADIPGFPQSTVQGHAGKLVFGDLKGKTCVCMQGRFHMYEGHSLCKVTFPIRVFKLLGVETVIVTNAAGSLNDTYHCGDIMIIKDHINFPGFAGLNPLNGPNEERFGPRFPPMSGIYDKHLRQMAFDICKTMGFAQFVQEGVYCMVGGPNFESIAEAGLLHKLGVDAVGMSTAPEVVVAGHCGMRVFGLSLITNKVVKSYEDTESVNHESVLEVSKMRSETLQTLVTELVSRMDINNNTA, from the exons ATGCCACATTCTCTAGAGACATGCTTGCTATGTAAATGCTGGTATTCACTCCTGTGGAACAGTCTCCTGCCTGAATTGCTACTGATTCTCTGTGCCAGACACTGTCTGTTTTTATTGAAATCACTGGCACTAAATCTGTCTGCCAGACCTTCCGCAATCGGTCACACTAGTCCTCTGCCTATCCTACT TTATGAAGACTACCAGCAGACAGCCGACTGGCTGCTCTCCCAGACACAGCACCGCCCCAAAGTGGCCATCATCTGTGGCTCAGGTCTGGGCATGCTTGCAGACGCGCTTAAGTGCCAGGACTCCTTCAAGTACGCAGACATCCCCGGCTTCCCACAGAGTACAG TGCAGGGACATGCTGGCAAGCTGGTGTTCGGGGACCTCAAAGGGAagacgtgcgtgtgtatgcagggCCGATTCCACATGTATGAGGGACACTCACTGTGCAAG GTGACCTTTCCTATTAGGGTTTTCAAGCTCCTGGGCGTAGAGACCGTGATTGTCACAAATGCTGCTGGCTCGCTGAATGACACCTACCACTGTGGTGACATCATGATTATCAAGGACCACATCAATTTCCCGGGCTTCGCTGGGCTAAACCCTCTCAACGGACCCAACGAGGAGAG GTTCGGACCTCGGTTCCCCCCCATGTCAGGGATTTATGACAAGCACCTGCGGCAAATGGCTTTTGACATCTGCAAAACCATGGGCTTCGCACAGTTTGTGCAGGAGGGCGTCTACTGCATGGTGGGAGGCCCAAACTTCGAGAGCATCGCTGAGGCCGGCCTTTTACACAAACTTGGTGTGGATGCAGTCG GCATGAGCACGGCTCcagaggtggtggtggcaggCCACTGCGGCATGAGGGTGTTCGGCCTATCCCTCATCACCAACAAAGTGGTGAAGAGCTATGAGGACACGGAGTCCGTTAACCATGAGAGTGTCCTGGAGGTCAGTAAGATGCGCTCAGAGACCCTGCAGACACTGGTCACAGAGTTAGTGAGCCGCAtggacatcaacaacaacactgcGTGa